The Akkermansia muciniphila genome includes the window TCACCATGGTAAAACGCTGGTACCCCTTCACCTCCGGATAACGCCCCCAGTAATACGCCGTCCACCCGCTGTCCGGGGCGTCCGGGCCAAAAGGAGGATAAATCATGTGCCGTTCCTCCCCCGGATACAGATTAAAGGCGCTGGTACCGATCACAATATCCTCCGGCGCGTCCGGCAGCAGCTCCAGTCCGCGGATATACTCACGTATTTTTACGGCCGCATACGCCTTCATGGCATACAGGCAGCCGTAAACGCGCTGCTCCACGGATCCGCTTCCCCAGAACACCATATCCCTGCGCTTTGCAAAACTCCGCAGGTCATCGCCGGATACCATCACCGTATCCGCATCTATCTTCACCAGCGTGTCCCCCTCAGCACATACGCTCTGGAGCATTTCATCCAGCATCCCTTCAATGCAGGCCTTCCCCCGCAAATTGCCGCCCCTCTCCCAGGAAGACACGCGCCATTCCGCCCCTGACTCCTCTGCCTGCTTCCTTACCTCCTCCGGACAGGGATGAGCCCCATCGTCAATCACGACCAGCCGTGCTTCCGGAAGGGCATGACGGACACACAGCAGGTTCTCGCCGACCAGGGCGGCATCTCCCGAATACACGAACAAATGAACGTGGATATTTGCCTTCTTCATCATTATCTAAACTCTATTGCTGGAATTCCTTTCCTGCCTGCATCCATCATGGCAGGAATCGCCTGCTGCCTCCAGCTGCTGCAGCGGGCCTTGTTCCAGAGATTCCGGAAGTGGCCCCGGCAACGAAGAAGGAGAGACGGACGCTCCATTACCCCTGCGCGCCTCCTGCCTCAGCCTCAACGCGCCCAGCTTGATTCTGGAAGCCATATTGCCCAGGGCATTCGCCCGGGAAGGAATCAGCCACCTCCCAAGAATGCCCTGATGGAAGAAATCCGCATCCGCCGCAAGCACCTCACCCGGCGTCAGGCCGGAAAACAGCCTCACCCACAGTGCCATCAATCCACGGCTGATGCGGGAATCACTATCTGCATCAATCCTCAGCAGGCCATTTTCCAGGGAGAGGCGCAGCCATACCCGGTACTGGCACCCCCGCAGAAGACAGGCTTCCGTCTTCCATTCTTCCGCAAAAGGGGGCAACTGCTCCCCCTGGCGCATCAAAAAACCATACAGGGCGCCTTCTCCCGGCAGAGCGTCCAGCTCCTTCAGCAGGGCATTCCGCCTTCCTTCAAAACAATCCATATATTTCTATCCATTATCTGTTAAACCAGCTCGGGCCGTTCCGGAACCACTTGAAAATCAATCCAAACGATATCTGTGACGGCCCTGTGCGCCTACCCTTTCAGCACGCACTCGTTCCGGGAGGCCATGATGGAACCGGACCCGATTTCAATATTCAAAATCCGGCAGGGATGCTGGCGCTGCTCCGAGGCGCAATGCTGCAATCCCTGAATCAACACCCTCAGGTCACCCTCCCGGTCATTCAGCCTCCATCCGGAAATAAGCAGACGGAGACACCGGACCTTCTCATCCCCATTCCTCTGGAACCAGATGAACATCGTCTCATCCCTGGCCATGCGGCAGCCCTTGCCGGTGAGGCGGAACATCCGCGAATTCACCGGATACTCCATGCTTTCCCAGAAAATCTCCTTCATCCCGCACTCGGCAGAGCCCTTCACGGTAATCTTTCCTCCGGGAAACCATCCCATGTGAAACAACAAATAACGCATCAGGGAGGCGCGCCTCAACGCACAATCCTCCTGGTGGGTACCGAGGCCGAGCGACTTTCTGGCTCCACAAAACTTGCTGCCCCGGTCAATGGTTAGCCTGACCTTATAACTTCCCGATGTATTCTTCCTCAATTCGATTGATCTATAGATGGACATGCAAATATTCATACAATATCCAAAAACTATATATATAAAATCAAACGGGCCTAGAAGAAAAATGTTAGAAAACAACGTAACATAAGTAAATGCAACAATATCAGAAAACTATGTCGTGAAGAAAAATAAAGATATTCAACGTATTGGACGTTTTGGGGGCTGCATGAAGGAATATTCTGCTCAATTTTTATCCCTCCCGGTAGCTGGAAAACAGAACATCCTTGCACATATCCTTACGGCAAGCTTCTGTAAAAATCCCACATAACCAACCGGGGACGGCTCGTCAAGCAGCTTTACACCATTTACGGATACGCAAAAAGGCCATTTCCGTCTAACAGACAGAAATGGCCCAGATCATTCCACACAACAGGCCGGAAAAGCCTCTTCACTTTTCCGGAACCGGATAACCTGCACCCTGAATGCCTCTCAGCCTCGGTACGCGGGATGACTCCCAGGGAGCGCGCTTCAAATACCGGTGCAATACAAAAGTATCTTCCTTCCGGATGCCTTCCACGGATGTCCATGCATATTCTCCGTATACCGTTCGGTTGGTCCGTGGGTCAAAAAACTCCACCAATGCCACAACATCACTCGAAGGGTGTTTAAGAATACCGGTCCTTTTATCCACGGCATATTGATAGAAGCCTTTGACGCAATGCACCACAACCGTTGATCCCCTCGGCACGACCGGAAGACGGGCTCCTTCTCTCCAGCTCTCCTCATCTCTCTGGCCCCACAATCCCTGAAACCCCAAGTATTGCTTGAAATCGTCCCCATACAATTCACGCATATCCGGGTTATAGCTCACCCGGTAATAACGCACATGCATATCACATTGCAATTCCAATGGACGCTTCACATAATCACAATACGGTTTCTCCCCATTCAGATTGCGGCAGGCATTCTGACTGCCCTTGTACAAGTTAAAATTCCATAACAACAACTACACTAATATCGTACTGCAGTCCTTGTACACAATAAATCACAACCAATACTATCCTTTAAATAAAGGGCAATTTCTTTCCACATGCATTCTTATACTGAGATAATATAAAACTTGTTGGAACAACAATAAAAAATGTTTATGAATCCATGAAAAATGACGGTCATACATTCCATCTACATTTAATTTTATAGCATTAAAATTTATCCATCTGATTCAAATTTTCTACTTGAAGGTAATATCAATTACGGTACAACAATCTCCTAGGAACATACATCCATGGAAAATACATATTCATCCTTGATTGGACGATAAATACCTTAAAAAAATCATACAAGGGTTTATTGTAAAAATAAGTATATCCTAATTTTTCGTATGTCCCACTCTTTTTTATATAATTGAATACACAGATAGATCCATCTAGATCCATATCAATTTGAAACAATCCGATATCATAACCTGATGGACATGAAATAAGAATCATATGCGAATTCAAGCCAAACCATATTTCCGGATACTTTTCATTATGTGTATATGCTTCAAAAAAATCATATGCGGAAGCATACACAGGAATAGCCGTTTTTCTATAAAAGCATATATCCTTATCTTCTGCTAGAGAATCTATTTTTTGAGGATCATATAACTCATGTAAGGTAATGTCGCTTCCCGGCGAATTATTAATAGCAGCTAAACAAATAAAAATTATAATATATATATTGATCATTTTATATTTTTACATTCTAAACTAAACACTGTATCATTGTAAGATCGTCCATTCTTACTTAATTATGAACCTCGGTTATAGCTTATTTTATTTAAGAGTATTCACATTTCCAATCATTCTTCTTCCAAAGCCATATCTTCATAATAATGTAAATTACCAAATTCATTCAGAAAAGCATCAGGAAGATAATTCAAATAGTCCATTTCCTCATGACAGATACATCGGTTCCCTATCTCTTTCAACAAACGTTCTCTCAGTGGTAAATAATAATCCCAATAATCATACTCTCTTCCTCCGTTATTTCGATTGAAATGACGCCAGGATGGATATAGTTTTACAGGATGGCATATGTCTCCTTGAAGACCTAACGAGTATTGTGTAACATGATCAAATTTCAAAAAGAAATGTGTTGAGCGTTTTTCGGAAGACAGGAAAGATTTCCTTTTTTTAATTTGAGGCAGTAAATTCTCAATTACATTTTTTAATTTTCCCGCGCTGTCTTCTGTAAGCATCAAAATATATACTAGCCTTCCTGACTCAATATTTTCTTCATTTTCCAACAAATAGACAGTACCAGAAAAACACCAGTTAGAACTTAACCCATACTGTTTCGGATCAACTTTAATCAAATAAATGGAAAATACTGAGTCAATTGCATATAATTTCTTGAACTCCTTATCTTTCGCTATTATTTGTTCAAGCCCTTCAAGAAGGGCTTTTTGAACAGGTGAATCTTTACCCAGGATTAGTTGTATTTCAAATTCCGAACATCCTATTTTGTATCCAAATTTAATACTCATTCCGGGAAGGTAATTCCAATATCTATCTTTTTCCATAATCATGCTAAGGTCTATATTCATACAGCATGCGTCTGCATACTTATCATAGGAGCTATATTTATCCCCATTCAGATATTCATATACGAGAATCTGGCACGCTTATTAAGTTACTTCCATCATATCCCTTTTCCGCACGACAAACAGATAATCATATCTAAATTCCATTCTACACCCAAGATTGGAATATTCAATCTCCTCCATTTACTGGTTCTCTAAAAATTTATTATTACTCAAAAAAATCATAATATTATTAATGAAATTAATTATATTAAAAAATCAACTACCAGCTTTGTTTGATAAATGGATCGTATTCCAAGCTTCCTATATCAAAATGAGTTTTGGGATCATTTTCCTGAACGGTTGTATCAC containing:
- a CDS encoding SufE family protein, which encodes MDCFEGRRNALLKELDALPGEGALYGFLMRQGEQLPPFAEEWKTEACLLRGCQYRVWLRLSLENGLLRIDADSDSRISRGLMALWVRLFSGLTPGEVLAADADFFHQGILGRWLIPSRANALGNMASRIKLGALRLRQEARRGNGASVSPSSLPGPLPESLEQGPLQQLEAAGDSCHDGCRQERNSSNRV